The Methanobrevibacter arboriphilus JCM 13429 = DSM 1125 region AAAAAATCTATTTATTGTAAACATTTTCGTTTTTTCACCTCCTGATCCAATCAATCAGTATATAAAAAAATACATAGCACAATGAGAACACTCACTACGCTACAATAATATAATATAAAAAAACTACTATAAAAAACTTCCTACCCAAAAAAAATAAAAAACAATAGCTACCCCCCCCCCCCCACAAAAACAGTAGAATAGCTGTATAAAAAAGAAAAAAAGAAGGAAACAAAATATAACACGAAAAAAACACATAATAACCAAATAAAATAAAAACAGCTAAAAAATAAAATAAAAAAGCCTAAAAACAATAAATACAACCAATAACAACTTAAAAATAATAAAAACAGATAAAAAAAACCAATAAAAAACTAAAAAAATATAATAACCAAATAAAATAAAAAAATAAGCATATAAAATAAAGAAAAAAATAAGAAAAATATAAAAATAACAGCTAAACACCAAAACAATAGAGAAAATAAAACAAAAAAAAATAAAAAATAAAAACACAATATCACCAAAATCAAAATAGCTGTTATCAAACCAAAACATATATAAATAAAACCATAACTAAAAGAAACAAAAACAAAAGAAAACCACCATAAAAAAACAAAAAACAACTAAAAAAGGAAAAAACACAAGAAAAACCCACCAAACTAATAAAAAAAGAAAAATAAAACCTCCAAAAAAGAAAAAACAACTAATTAAAAAACAATACCTATTAAAATACCCTCAAATCACTAAAAAAAGAAAAATAAAACCTCCAAAAAACAAAAAACAACTAATAAAAAAAGAAAAAAAATACTAAAAACCCACAAACTTAACTCAAACAAAAATCACAGGAACATCAAATGGTGTTGATCTGTATGCATACAGCGATAACAACACTCCATATAAACAAGACAATAACATCATAGGAACATCAGGCTATGGTGTTGATCTGTCTGCATCCAGCAGCAACAACGCCACATATAACCAAGATTACACAACATCACAGGAACATATGGTGTTTATCTGTATGCATACAGCAGCAACAACGCCACATATAACCAAGATTACACAACATCACAGGAACATATGGTGTTTATCTGTATGCATACAGCAGCAAAAATACCACATATAACCAAGATTACACAACATCACAGGAACATCCGGCAATGGTGTTTATCTGTATGCATAAAGCGATAACAATACCAATAAACCAAAGCCAAAAATAACAACCACAGGAACATACTCTGGTGTTGATCTGTCTGCATCCAGCAGCAAAAATACCACATATAACCAAGATTACACAACATCACAGGAACATCCGGCCCTGGTGTTTATCTGTCTGCATCCAGCAGCAAAAATACCACATATAACCAAGATTACACAACATCACAGGAACATCAGGCTATGGTGTTTATCTGTCTGCATACAGCAGCAAAAATACCACATATAAACAAGCCAATGACATCACAGGAACATACGATGGTGTTTCTCTGTCTGCAGACAGCGATAACAATACCACATATAAACAAGCCAATGACATCACAGGAACAGACTATGGTGTTTCTCTGTATGCATACAGCGATAACAACACCAATAAACCAGAACCACAACTCAACATCACAGGAACATCCGGCTCTGGTGTTTCTCTGTCTGCATACAGCAGCAACGATACCACATATAACACAAGACAATACAACATCACAGGAACATACTATGGTGTTGCTCTGGATGCATCCAGCGATAACAACACTTCATATAAACAAGCCAATAACATCACAGGAACATCGAACTATGGTGTTTCTCTGTATGCATCCAGCAGCAAAAATACCACATATAACACAAGACAATACGACATCACAGGAACAGACTATGGTGTTTATCTGGAGGCATACAGCAGCAAAAATACCACATATAACCGAAACTATACAACGATCACAGGAACATCCAGCACTGGTGTTTCTCTGTCTGCATACAGCTATAACAACACTTCATATAAACAAGCCAATAACATCACAGGAACATATAATGGTGTTTATCTGTATGCAGAAAGCAGCTACAAGAAAAAAAAGAGAAAAAACACAAAAATCTTTCAAATAAAAACCATACCAAAAAAAAAAAAAATTAATCAACAAAATAATCTAATTTAAAAGAATAAACACCAAATTATTCTAATAATTAACTTCATACTATTAAAAATAAACTAAATATTCTCAATCTTGCAATCGAAGGTTCAAATCCATTTGATATTAATAACTAAAAAATCAATTTTTGTTTAATTTTTCTATTTAAAAGGTAGCTTAATCAGTATATTTAAATGGGCATTCTTCTAGATGATCATTTACATAACCAATTGCCTGTAAAAAAGCATAACAAATCACTGGACCAAAGAATTTGAAGCCATGCTTTTTCATATCTTTAGCAATAGTTTCAGATAAAGGTGTTGAACTAGGAACTTCACTTAATGTTTTCCAATGATTATTAATGGGTTTTCCTTCTGGTAGAAATGTTCTCAAATAATTAGAAAAGCTACCAAATTCTTTTTGTATTTCCAAAAAATGTTGAGCATTAGTAATTGTAGCTTCTATCTTCCCACGGTGCCGAATAATTCCACTATCTTGCAGCAAACATTCCACATCTTTTTCAGTCATTTTAGCAACTTTTTCAGGATTAAACCCTTTAAAAGCATTTTTATAACCCTCTCGTCTTTTAAGAATTGTTATCCAACTTAAACCTGCTTGTGCACTCTCCAAAACTACAAATTCAAAAATTTTATGATCATCTGTAACTTCTTTTCCCCATTCCTCATCATGATATTTGATATAAAGAGGGTCCAATCCAACCCATCCACAACGTTTGTTATCTATTAGTTCTTTATTAGAGTTTTCATCACCATTTTCTGACATATCTATCATCACTCATAATTCATAGCCAATATAATTTGATATTTTTTCCAATTATTTATATATAATTATATTATCATAATAAGTATTATTTTTATTCCTAGCTAATAAAAAGTAATAATTATACAAAAAATACAACCCAACCAAAATTAAAAAAGCTAATCACTAATTAAACCCTCCCATAATATTTGATTTTTACATAAAAAAGGATAGTATCTCTTAGTTTTCTTAGAATCAATCTTTGTACCATAAGATTTATTATTTATTTTAAAATCTTCTAAATCAAAAGTTGATTTAATTGCTTTAGAAATCAACCTACCATCAATATCACCATCACAATTATAAGATAGCTCAATTCCTTCAACATTAGCTAATCTTTTTAATAAAACTCTTAAATCTTCAACATAAATCTTCTCAGTGGAATTTATATCAAAATCCAAAATTAACTTAGCTATTAAATAATTTAAAGGATTAGAATGCTTTTTAAGTAATATTTTAGTTTCATTCAAACTTTTCTTAAGTATAAAATCCTTACCAACACGTTTTTTAGCTTTATAAGCCTCAAGAGATTCAAAAATTAGTTTTTCAATAGCATTGCTATCATTAGATATTAAAGATAATAAGCTTTTATCTTCTTTTTTTGTTCCTCTAAACTTATGTAAAAATTCAATGAAAACCAGTCTATCAATAAAAGCATCATCAAGCTTTTTAAAAGCAGGGATTTCATTAGCCATTACAATGATTTTAGATACTTCTTTATTAGGAATAATAGTATGAGGTCTATTTTTAGGATTAACTTGTAAATCATCATTTCCAGATAATTGTTTCAATATTGCCATATTTTCAACCAATGTATCATCTGAGTCACGAACTATGTTAATTTGTTTACCTACTAAAGAAGATGTACCATGAGAAGTATTCATATCCCTAATTTTAAGATCTGCAATTTTATGACTACCAAAAATCAATGATAAAATATTAACTAAAAGACTTTTTCCAGAACCACCAATACCAACTATAAAAATCAAAATCTCTTCTTCATTACCACTAGTAAACAAATAACCAATAATCTCTTTAAGACCTTTAATATAATCATTAGTTAATTTAGAAGACCTACGATTTAAAGAACTCTTCAAATAATCATCAATTACAGTTTTACCCTTAAAATCAGGCCTATATTTATGATTAACTTCTGTTAATGTGAAAACTGGTTTATTAGATTTTTTAATAAACTTCATCTTTTTTATATCATATATTCCATTTTTAAAGCGAACAAAGTCATATCGAGGACTTAGTCTATTACCAATATGAGATAAAGCAGTATTAATATCATTTATATTAACATATTCCTTATCACCTATCAACTTATCAACAACCCTCTTTAAATCATCGATACTCAGAAATTTATAACCATTAGATTTTTCATCTAATTTATAAATTGTCCCATAATCTTTTCTCAAAATAACATTTTCTTTATTACTTAATAGTTTAGCAAGAATCATATTACTCTTAGAAATATTTTTCCGATTTTTATAATTATTTCTAATTTTTTCAATTAAAAGATCAAATTCAGATAGAGTAAATATTTCCCTAGCATCCTCAATAAGATTATAAATAAGACTACCTTCAGGAAAATTAGAAGTATTATTAGAACTAATACCCTCTATGATATTAACAATATCAAGAACTATGTCAAAAAAATCAGGAATCTTATCAATATCAAAATTATCTTTTATAAAATCTGTAATCTTATCATTTAATAAAAAATACAATGAATCATTTTCAAAATCATTAGACCCTTCAAGTAAAATAGGAGGATTAGAATATTCAACAGAAAAAGTTTTAATCCCAAAATCCCCTTGAATAATAACCCAATATTCTTTAGAAGGAATATAAAGTAGATAAACATTAAAATTTTCAATATCTTTACCTTTAGAAAGAATAACATCTCCAATAGCAATTTTTCGATTATTATCTAATAATAAATCCATTGAAAACTCCCCAAAAACTTAAAAAATCAAAAACAGGAGTGAACACTCACTAATATAAAATATAAAAAAACTCCTATAAAAAGCTTTCTATCAAAAAATAAAAAACAAACCAAAGGCAGTTAAAAGAAGAAAAAAATTAAAAACTAGCTAATAATAAATAAAACAATTATAAATTATATTAATGAATAAACAAGCCACAAGAAAAAAAACAACAGCTACCCCCCCCCCCCCGCCTTTAAATTAAAATTAAAGGAATATTAAAAAATAATTAAAAAAAATAAAATAAAAATAAGAAATATAAAAATAAAAAAATTGGCTTTGTAGAAATCCTTTTAATATCAATATAATTATAAAAAAGATTATATGATTA contains the following coding sequences:
- a CDS encoding DUF5906 domain-containing protein, yielding MDLLLDNNRKIAIGDVILSKGKDIENFNVYLLYIPSKEYWVIIQGDFGIKTFSVEYSNPPILLEGSNDFENDSLYFLLNDKITDFIKDNFDIDKIPDFFDIVLDIVNIIEGISSNNTSNFPEGSLIYNLIEDAREIFTLSEFDLLIEKIRNNYKNRKNISKSNMILAKLLSNKENVILRKDYGTIYKLDEKSNGYKFLSIDDLKRVVDKLIGDKEYVNINDINTALSHIGNRLSPRYDFVRFKNGIYDIKKMKFIKKSNKPVFTLTEVNHKYRPDFKGKTVIDDYLKSSLNRRSSKLTNDYIKGLKEIIGYLFTSGNEEEILIFIVGIGGSGKSLLVNILSLIFGSHKIADLKIRDMNTSHGTSSLVGKQINIVRDSDDTLVENMAILKQLSGNDDLQVNPKNRPHTIIPNKEVSKIIVMANEIPAFKKLDDAFIDRLVFIEFLHKFRGTKKEDKSLLSLISNDSNAIEKLIFESLEAYKAKKRVGKDFILKKSLNETKILLKKHSNPLNYLIAKLILDFDINSTEKIYVEDLRVLLKRLANVEGIELSYNCDGDIDGRLISKAIKSTFDLEDFKINNKSYGTKIDSKKTKRYYPFLCKNQILWEGLISD
- a CDS encoding DNA-3-methyladenine glycosylase I, yielding MSENGDENSNKELIDNKRCGWVGLDPLYIKYHDEEWGKEVTDDHKIFEFVVLESAQAGLSWITILKRREGYKNAFKGFNPEKVAKMTEKDVECLLQDSGIIRHRGKIEATITNAQHFLEIQKEFGSFSNYLRTFLPEGKPINNHWKTLSEVPSSTPLSETIAKDMKKHGFKFFGPVICYAFLQAIGYVNDHLEECPFKYTD